From Ficedula albicollis isolate OC2 chromosome 7, FicAlb1.5, whole genome shotgun sequence:
CAGTACAGACCCTGTCCTCTGCTTcatgccctgctccctgcctctctCTCCCCTGTGCTTGCTACCCCTCACCCCTGACTTTCTGCgcaccagagcaggagctctctgTTGCCATACTGATGTTGTGCTTGGCACAAGGCTGCTCAGGTGCTGGCCCCAATTCCTTCACTCCCCCTGGTGCTCCACTCCCCCAGACCTCCAACACGCTGTCCTGGGCTTTGTACCACCTCTCCCGGGACCCAGACATCCAGGAGACCCTGTACCAGGAGCTGAAAGCTGTGGTGCCTGCCGACCggtttcctgctgctgaggatATCCCCAAGTTGCCAATGCTCCGGGCCGTTATCAAAGAGACTCTGAGGTACATCCCAGCCTCGTCCCTGCCCTGAGGTCCTGGTCACCAGCCCCTTCTCCAGGGGGGATGCACCAAGCAGGCAGGATGGAAGGCTGGATTTCAGTCCCTCTGGACTGCAAATACCCACCTCccctctgaggagctgctgagccttGTCCTGCCTGCATCTCGCTCTCTGTGGGATCTCCAGATGAGTCCTGCTCCCCACTAACTCTCCCCATATCACAGAGTCTACCCTGTGGTGCCCACCAACGCCAGGGTCTTCTACGAGAAGGACATTGTCATCGGAGACTACCTCTTCCCCAAGAATGTGAGTGGGGGCCGTGCTGTGGGGACCCCCACTGCACTCAGTGGGGCCAGGTGGGGTCGTTAAACCCCAGTTCTCGCCCTGCAGACCCTCTTTGTGCTGGCGCACTACGCCATGTCCCATGATGAGACCTACTTCCCCGAGCCGGAGCGGTTCCTGCCCCAGCGCTGGCTCCGGGGCCATGGCTCCCCTCACCACCCCTTCAGCTCCATCCCCTTCGGCTACGGGGTCCGTGCGTGTGTCGGACGCCGCATCGCTGAGCTGGAGATGCACCTGGCCCTTGCCAGGGTAAGTAGGGATCCCCTCACTTCGGGAATCTTGCCGCGAGCTGGCATGGGGGTCCCAGGGAGTCCCCCGGCACTGCCAACCCCCCTTCTCCCCACAGATGATCCAGGCATTTGAGGTGCGGCCGGACCCCCGTGGCGTGGAAGTGAAATCTGTGTCCCGCATCGTCCTGGTGGCTGACAAGCCCATCAACCTGGAATTCATCGCTCGCCCAGGAGCCCCCTGACTGCACGTCCACCCCTACCCTGGGTGCCAAATGGAGATCCCCCTTACTGCACCACAAGGAGGACAGGAAGGCAaaccccttccctgcccagcttGGGCCAGAGGGCTCACAGCCCCACGGTGGGAAAGGTGGGGAGGACGAGAGATTGCCCCCAAATCACCCCTGGGACACTAGTATCCCCCTGCCCAAAATCAGCAGGAGGCTTGGGGAACTGCTGTGCCTTTGACACACTGCAGGGGGGTTGTGTCTCCCCCATCccgtgcccagctgggctgtgtcaggAACCTGGGAGCTCTTTTTGGGCTGggggaaagcagggaggggGCTTGCAGCCATTCGGTGTCTCCTTCATCCCATCCTTGTGTAGCTGCGCGTGGATCTGTGCCTGGAGCCAGGACATCTGGGTCCTGTCTGAACAGCTGACCTTGGCCTCAGAAGCTTCTCTGTGCCTCACTTTTCCCCTTGCCCTCAGGGGAGGCTTGAGTGCTGGCTGCGTTTGGGGTTTGCACCTTTCCcaagggacagagccagccctggtcctgggaaagcacagcaaaacacagcacattCCCCAGCATGGGAGGAGGCCTGTCACCACCCAGCACTGGTACTGTGTTtcctggcagagccagccagcacaggaggggtGTTTAGTTCCTGGGACTTTCCACTGTCAGCCATTACTGCACTGAGATGCTGATATGGGGTCACGGGACTGGCAGGGCTCGCTGCAggcaaagcaggaggagaaagatCAGCTCAGCATCCCCTACCTCCAAGCCAGGACCATTGCAAGGctctcagctggcagcagccacaggcaggggATACGCTGCCATTTGCCCAGGGTCCTCGAGGGATGGGGAGTGGGATATTTTTAGCAGTGAACCCCTCATACTTTCCTTCTTGGACtgagggaagcagcaggcagAAACCTTGCTGGGACCAAAGCTTCTGTCCCTCAGTGTGGGTCCCCGAAGGGACCTGCGCACCACCAGGACGATTAAGACTGcatgccctgtgtccccagccccttggTTCTACCCACATGGGCAGAGGTGCTACTCTGCCAGTGCCAAACTTGCTGGCAAGCAGCCAGTaccccttccccagcctggtTCTCTCCAGAGGAGTCATGCCCAGCTTTACCCCAGAAAGACAAGAGACAGTTCTTGGACCAGGCTGCTTTGTTACAGCAAGGCTGAACAGactaacaaataaataaatatttgcccACCCTGCCCACTCCAAACCGTGCACAGGGTCTCCATGCAAgtgcccatcctgctgccagctctggcacagacTGTGCCTCTGCCAGAGAGCTCCAGCCCCGCGTGaccctaaaataaaaaagcctgtgtgtgcagctgagCCTATGCTACCAGGCACCGGGCATAGACAGTGAGATTGTGTTCACTAGGAGGGAGCCACAATAGAAATGCTCAAATCCATCAGCAGGAGCCCAGGTTCTCTGGGGCTGCATGGGTCTCTGCCCGGCTGCAGGCATGttgcagcccctccagcacaGTGCCCGCTGAGCATCACTGTGTGCTCACTAGCAGGAGGCACCCCTGGGTCCCGTTTTCAGTGTTTCTGCCTCTCCAAGGCTGGCAGGATCTAGCCCTGGACTCAAGACGAGCCCGAGGACTGGGGTGAACAGGCATGTCCTCCCCACAGAGAACCTTCAGGCCCAAGCATCCTTCTCACAGGTCATGCAAGAGATCCCCCAATCAGACAAGACAGTGGCATTTCCCTGGTGTCTTCAGAGTGAGGATCGATCGATGCCTGTGGGGCAAGAAAGCGTGTGAGACCATAACCCCAAATCAGTGCTGGTCTGGGCACCCTGTGATATGGCACCTCCAATCATCCCAGTGGACACTGGAGTCTTTCCTCCATTCCTTGCTTGTATGCAAGCCCTGGGGTAGGAGGGAAGGCAGTTTGGCTGGAGAGGGACATCTCAGTGACCCCCTGCAGCTCCGCATGCAGCCATCCCTATGGGCAACCCAAGGAATAGGGTGAGCAAAGGCACCGTGATGGGGGAATGGGGGGAGGGGGGCAATGGAGATATCCCATGTCCCATTCCCAGGCCccttctgtgcagagcagctgggcactgctgggggaagTGGTAGGCACAGGCCTGTCCCAACCCATTGCCCACCACCACCCCGAAAAGCATAATTACCTTTGGGAAGCAGTTGGGAACTGGAGCCAGCTCCCCCCTCCTCATTTCACCCCTAAAGAGATGCTGCAGTGGGTGTCAGGACCATGCCCACCCACAGCCAGTGAGGATTCACCAGGCAGTGggtgagcagagccagctgcaggTGGCCAGGCAGTTCCAGTGCCACCTGGGAGTGAGGCTTGACTCTGGAACAGACAGTTTTGGGGCTGCTGCAAGTGGAGGGGGTGGGGGGCTCTGCTAGCTGGGGCCCATGGGTTGTCCACATTTTGCTTTTGGCTAGTGGTGGGCAGCATGTCTGGGGTGTGTGAGTGGGGGTCTGTCTGCTCTATGTCCCTTGGGACTGGCCCTGGAGGTGCTCAGGTCTTGGGGGGGGAATTGAAGCAAGATCAAAAATAGGCTTTTGTCTTGGGGTGCAtcacaccccaaaaccctgggATCTGCCAGACCTGCATTCCACACACCCGAATGGGGCTCTGGCGGAGTGTCTCCATGGAAGGTGACCCCATCCTTCCTCACAGTCACCAGGAATCCCCTGTGATCCTTGTGTACCCCTTGGACAAGCAGCGTCTgggtcctgctgtccccacctgcaCACCCAGTGCAGCCAGACCCTAGCCCCAGcctcctccatcccccagcACCACTTTGGATGGGGCAGAGGCAGGTGACCCAGCAGCAGGGGGAGGACAGGCACACAGCCATTGGGGGGGGTGGCGCCTACCTGAAGTGGAGAGAAATTGAGGGTGCAAGTGGAGAAAGGTGGAGCACCGTGGGCTAAGAGTTAAGAGCATCGATACCTGCAGGAGTGAGCACAAGGGCCTGCAGGATGTCAGAGAGGGAGACGATGCCCCGCGGGTACCGGTTCTCATCCACCAGAACCAGGCGATGGACCTGTGGGTGCAGGCAGAGCATCACAGCAGGCTGGCCAGCTGGCAGCGGGGGCTGGCACAAGGCACCCCGGCCACTCACCTGCTCCTTGGCAATGCGGTCAATTATGTCCTCCATGGGTTCGTGGGGGTAGCAGGTGAGGACCCCCTCCAGACAGATACTGCGTTGCTGCAGCGCCTCCCTCACACTGATGTCCAAGTTGTTGTAGGTCTTCTGGGCTGCTAGGTGCTGTGATAGATGTGACCCCATTCAGCGCCCCAAGGTGTCCTTGCACCCCGTTGTGCCAACACAGAAGGGGCACTGAGTCCAGGAGATGCACAGGGCAGACGACTGGCACATGCATGACACTGTTTGCATGGGCACAGACAGGTATGAgcaccccagcagtgcaggcaaGGGGCCAAACTTGAGCCTGGGCACGCACACAGGCAGGGTACTCACAATGACATCGAACCGCGAGTACAGGCCAACCACTTGCCCTGCAAAGAGAAACAGTGCAGGGGCTGCGGGAGGAGCCCTGAGGCCCCCTGCCGTGTTCCTCCCACACCCCAAGGGTTTTGGGTAGGgatggtgctggagcagagggaaatgaGGACATCACTTTTTCCCTCCCAGGTACCAGAATCATTGATGACAGGCAAGGCAGAGACACGGCGATCCACAAAAATGTCCAAGGCAGTGTGGAGTGGGGCAGTCTCAGGCACGACAGCCAGATCACGGAAGGTGCCAATGCACAGTTCTTGCACTGTTTTCTTCAGGAAGCGTGGCTTGGGGATGGTAGAACCCTTCAATgggacagggaagggctgggctggcagctgcatgTACCTTAACACCCTTCTCTGCTCCCCAACACACTGGCCATGAGTGTGCAcaagcagccccagcactcacAAAGATCTGGAGAAACTTGAGGATGCGCTTGTGCGTCAGGATGTGCAGGACATTGCCTGAGATAGGCTCAATGACAGGCAGGCGGTGGATTTTGTGCTTGATCAGACAGTAGACGGCATCGAAGAGGCTGTGTGTGATGCAGATATTGTGGTGGGAGAGGGCTGTGTTCCAGGCACGCACACACCCCCACTCCAAGGGATATGATCTCCCCCAGTAGACAGGCTCTCACCTATTGCTCGGAGAGATGTGGACCAGTGGCTTGAGGGAGCCCTGCAGGTACACCTCTGCCAAGGAAGAGAGCTAAGAGAGGAGATCCTCCAGCCCTCTTTTGCAGCCCCACAACCCCAGAGCCCATCCCATGACCTGTGTGACAATATCAGCCCAGCCACCCACAGGATTTTTACCTCTCCAGGTCTCAATCTTGTGCTCCTCCACCTCGTAGATCTGAACCTGAAGGCAGGGAAATGCCCTGGTCATGGTGGTTGCATGGGGGACTGAGGGCACTCTGAGACACTTCCCTGGGCATTGCATCTCATCACCCAAGCACAGAGATTACATTTTGGGAGCTAAGCAGGTGAGCAACTAAGCAACTAAGCAAGTGCATGGTGGTCTGGCCCAGAATCATCCCCTGGTCATTGTCTAGTGATTAAGAAGGACCAGGAGTGGTGGggacagctgctccctgccccatgCATGTCCTGATCCCCCAAGCCCTCCTCACAGCACTCACCAAAGGTGAGCGGTAGTAGCGGTGGAGGATATTGATGAAGTCAGTGATGGTGAGCATCCCTGTGGAGACACGTGGGGCTGGCAGCGCTGCCTGTACCCtctctgccaggcaggagagggggCCAGCCATTGTTTCTGGCACTCACCCACAAAGCTCTGCTTCTTGCTGTCCCAGAGAGGGGCAGCACGCACCCCGTTAGCCACCAGTGCCAGAAAGGCTTTCTTGATCTGCTGGCAGAGTGCAGAGGGGTTCAGAGGATCTCCAAGCCTGCTTCTTCAATGCCCGTCCCCACTCATCCCCCAGGTTATCACCTCCAGGGAGATGTCAAAGACAACGAGCTTGCAGCTGGTGGGGAT
This genomic window contains:
- the PRKAG3 gene encoding 5'-AMP-activated protein kinase subunit gamma-3 isoform X2 — encoded protein: MERLRGLAASQVALLDAVACPEEEGFPKAVCPREEEEEEEEYRRPVTFTLGNEILGLGPETEFQNPDAEVYMHFLRSHCCYDAIPTSCKLVVFDISLEIKKAFLALVANGVRAAPLWDSKKQSFVGMLTITDFINILHRYYRSPLVQIYEVEEHKIETWREVYLQGSLKPLVHISPSNSLFDAVYCLIKHKIHRLPVIEPISGNVLHILTHKRILKFLQIFGSTIPKPRFLKKTVQELCIGTFRDLAVVPETAPLHTALDIFVDRRVSALPVINDSGQVVGLYSRFDVIHLAAQKTYNNLDISVREALQQRSICLEGVLTCYPHEPMEDIIDRIAKEQVHRLVLVDENRYPRGIVSLSDILQALVLTPAGIDALNS
- the PRKAG3 gene encoding 5'-AMP-activated protein kinase subunit gamma-3 isoform X1, encoding MERLRGLAASQVALLDAVACPEEEGFPKAVCPREEEEEEEEYRRPVTFTLGNEILGLGPETEFQNPDAEVYMHFLRSHCCYDAIPTSCKLVVFDISLEQIKKAFLALVANGVRAAPLWDSKKQSFVGMLTITDFINILHRYYRSPLVQIYEVEEHKIETWREVYLQGSLKPLVHISPSNSLFDAVYCLIKHKIHRLPVIEPISGNVLHILTHKRILKFLQIFGSTIPKPRFLKKTVQELCIGTFRDLAVVPETAPLHTALDIFVDRRVSALPVINDSGQVVGLYSRFDVIHLAAQKTYNNLDISVREALQQRSICLEGVLTCYPHEPMEDIIDRIAKEQVHRLVLVDENRYPRGIVSLSDILQALVLTPAGIDALNS